Proteins found in one uncultured Desulfuromonas sp. genomic segment:
- a CDS encoding ABC-F family ATP-binding cassette domain-containing protein, translated as MLQLKDVEVDFSGRKIFAGVNWHIRPGARIGLCGENGAGKSTLLKLLCGINHCDKGDVIVAKGTTFGYLPQDGLSYKGKSLFEEVRSACAELLEMSEEISRLETQISQDADEKLLERYAHLQDLYSQRGGFTLETDIAKVLNGLGFCEDDWQKPCEQFSGGWQMRIALARLLLQRPNLLLLDEPTNHLDLPARNWLESYLSQYPFSVVLVSHDRFFMDQVVERIVEVWNGALSEYPGNYSLYLIERDRRVAALREQKQRQDEEIERIEAFINRFRYQANKASQVQSRVRQLEKIERIQIPPQRKKIAFKFPQPSRGGKDLLVLEQAGQRYGDHQVLKDVDLTVTRGERVALVGANGAGKSTLMRLLAGSEQPSEGQRIEGHNLELAYFAQDQAAVLTPERTVLEEITASSPVDMVPRLRDVLGTFLFSGDDVHKRVKVLSGGERNRLALAILLLRPANLMLLDEPTNHLDLQSKEVLLDALKSYTGTLVFVSHDRYFVDQLASRIIDVSGGGISSHPGNYADFLSARQAEGCDDHSEQRVEHLNSTIASETPAATKEQRKQEHAQRKEQQKQQRKLEKQLQQLEADIETAETHQADLEQQLADPELYQDQAQFSQLSDQHRDQAEALEGMYEQWEKLQHDLTTLAE; from the coding sequence ATGTTGCAACTTAAAGACGTTGAAGTCGATTTCTCCGGACGCAAAATTTTTGCCGGAGTCAACTGGCATATCCGCCCCGGAGCGCGCATCGGTCTGTGTGGCGAAAACGGTGCCGGCAAATCGACCCTGTTAAAACTGTTATGTGGCATCAACCATTGCGATAAAGGCGATGTAATCGTCGCCAAAGGGACCACCTTCGGTTATTTGCCTCAAGATGGCTTGAGCTACAAAGGAAAAAGCCTGTTCGAAGAGGTGCGCAGTGCCTGCGCCGAACTGTTGGAGATGTCCGAGGAGATCAGCCGCCTGGAGACGCAGATCTCCCAGGACGCTGACGAAAAATTGTTGGAGCGTTACGCCCACCTGCAGGATCTCTACAGCCAGCGCGGCGGATTTACCTTGGAAACCGATATCGCCAAGGTGCTCAATGGCCTCGGCTTTTGCGAAGACGATTGGCAGAAACCCTGCGAACAATTTTCCGGCGGCTGGCAGATGCGTATCGCTTTGGCGCGCCTGCTGCTGCAGCGCCCCAATTTGCTGCTGCTCGACGAACCCACCAACCATCTGGATTTGCCGGCACGCAACTGGCTGGAAAGCTATCTGTCCCAGTATCCGTTTTCTGTTGTGCTGGTGTCGCACGACCGCTTTTTTATGGATCAGGTGGTGGAGCGGATTGTCGAAGTGTGGAACGGTGCTCTGAGCGAATATCCCGGTAACTATTCCCTCTATCTGATTGAACGTGACCGTCGTGTTGCTGCTCTACGTGAGCAGAAACAACGTCAGGATGAAGAGATTGAACGCATTGAGGCGTTTATCAATCGCTTCCGCTACCAGGCCAACAAGGCCAGCCAGGTACAGAGCCGGGTGCGCCAACTGGAAAAGATCGAACGGATCCAGATCCCGCCGCAGCGCAAAAAGATCGCGTTTAAATTCCCTCAGCCGTCACGTGGCGGCAAGGATTTGCTTGTGCTGGAACAGGCTGGCCAGCGTTACGGTGACCATCAGGTGCTCAAAGACGTTGATTTGACTGTAACCCGTGGCGAGCGTGTGGCGCTGGTTGGAGCGAATGGCGCCGGTAAATCAACCCTGATGCGCTTGCTGGCCGGCAGTGAACAACCCAGTGAAGGGCAACGCATTGAAGGCCATAATCTCGAATTGGCCTATTTTGCTCAGGATCAGGCGGCGGTTCTCACCCCGGAGCGAACCGTGCTGGAGGAGATTACTGCATCTTCACCGGTGGATATGGTGCCCCGTTTGCGCGATGTGCTCGGCACCTTTTTGTTCAGCGGTGATGATGTGCATAAGCGGGTCAAGGTGCTGTCCGGTGGCGAGCGCAACCGGCTGGCTTTGGCCATTTTGCTGTTGCGTCCGGCAAATCTGATGCTGCTCGATGAACCGACCAACCATCTTGACCTGCAATCCAAAGAAGTGTTGCTCGATGCCCTGAAAAGCTATACCGGTACCCTGGTGTTTGTTTCCCATGATCGCTATTTTGTCGATCAACTGGCCAGTCGTATCATTGATGTGTCCGGTGGTGGTATCAGTTCCCATCCCGGCAACTATGCGGACTTTCTTTCTGCCCGTCAGGCTGAAGGCTGTGATGACCATTCGGAACAGCGCGTTGAGCACCTGAACAGTACCATCGCATCAGAGACTCCGGCTGCGACCAAGGAACAGCGAAAACAGGAACATGCTCAACGCAAGGAACAGCAAAAACAGCAGCGCAAGCTGGAAAAGCAACTCCAACAGCTTGAAGCCGATATCGAAACCGCTGAAACGCATCAGGCTGATCTTGAACAGCAGTTGGCCGATCCCGAACTGTATCAGGATCAGGCCCAGTTTTCCCAACTCTCTGATCAGCATCGTGACCAGGCCGAAGCTTTGGAAGGGATGTATGAGCAATGGGAGAAACTTCAACATGACTTGACAACCCTGGCCGAGTGA
- a CDS encoding DNA adenine methylase: protein MTKPIIPWIGGKRKLADHIFPLFPQHQCYVEPFCGAAALFFMKQPSEVEVINDINGELVNLYRIVKHHLEELYKQFKWVLTSRENWDLLQMTPPETLTDVQRAARFLYLQKLAFGGKVDGQSFGTATTSRPRFNIFTLEQDLADAHFRMANTYIEGLPWQAVIEKYDRPHTLFYCDPPYWQTEGYGGEFLWSEYEQLAELARSIKGKMILSINGHPEIRELFKDLPVVEVSYQYTVGGAAQRSDCTELIYGSWPEFSVDRKGYQVGLF, encoded by the coding sequence ATGACGAAACCAATTATTCCATGGATCGGAGGCAAGCGTAAGCTGGCCGATCATATATTCCCGCTGTTCCCACAGCACCAGTGCTACGTCGAGCCGTTCTGTGGCGCAGCGGCGCTGTTTTTCATGAAGCAGCCGTCAGAAGTCGAAGTTATTAACGACATCAACGGTGAGCTTGTCAATCTATACCGGATTGTAAAGCACCATTTGGAAGAGCTTTATAAGCAGTTTAAATGGGTGTTAACAAGTCGCGAAAATTGGGATCTGCTACAGATGACCCCACCAGAAACACTAACGGACGTTCAGCGCGCAGCGCGGTTCCTGTACTTGCAAAAGTTAGCCTTCGGTGGCAAGGTCGACGGCCAAAGTTTCGGCACCGCCACAACCAGCCGTCCACGCTTTAATATCTTCACTCTGGAACAAGACTTAGCCGACGCTCATTTTCGCATGGCCAACACCTATATCGAGGGCCTACCTTGGCAAGCGGTCATCGAAAAATACGACCGGCCTCACACGCTCTTCTACTGTGATCCACCCTATTGGCAAACCGAAGGATACGGCGGGGAATTCCTTTGGTCAGAATACGAACAACTCGCTGAGCTGGCCAGGTCGATCAAGGGAAAGATGATTCTGAGCATCAACGGTCATCCAGAAATCCGCGAGCTATTCAAAGACCTGCCGGTGGTCGAAGTCAGCTATCAATATACGGTCGGCGGAGCCGCTCAACGCAGCGACTGCACCGAACTGATCTACGGTTCATGGCCGGAGTTCTCAGTTGATAGGAAGGGATACCAAGTCGGCCTGTTTTGA